The Borrelia puertoricensis genome contains the following window.
TCTATCTTGAAGATTGAAGATAATATCATCACTTGTATAAAGTTTAGAGAGTCCTTGTAAGTCAAATAAATTTGAGTCATAAATCATCCTTAATTCTTGGGGACTTATATCTATAATAATGCCTGTAAATTCTAAGTAGTCTTCTTTATTAAATACCCTCTGATAAGAATTATCATCAAGTGTAATAGTTTCAAATTTATATAAACGTAAAGGAGCAGGGGCTTTGTATGTAAATATCATACGTTGTGACATTTGTGATAACTTATCTCTAAGATTATTCATTACACAACTCCTATACAGGAAGGAGAAGTAGTATCTCTTTTAACTTTATCTAGATACGCATCAAATCGTAAACAGAAGTTTTTATTACAACTGTCAGATTGACTAGTATCAGATATAGGGTGATAGTCAATTTCAAGTTCATTGAATTTTTCTCTCTTTATTCTCTCAAATTCAAGTTCACGGACAATCCCCTTTTTCCTCAGTTCACATCCAATATGATAGTAAGTAAGCAAGAAGATATCATTATAAGTAAGCTTCTCTGACTGTATTCCATTAGCTAATAATATTGACTCTAAGAGATTAATTTGCATCATAAAGCTTTGAATAGAAAATTCTTCTATGCTTATTCCCAAAAGGGAAATAATATTAGAGTGAAGCCTGCTTATAAATAATTCTTCTTCTTGTCTCTCTATCTCTTGTTGAGCTGTTCTCTGTTGCATTACCAGGTTAACCTTTAAGATTGTTTAATATCAACTCGTAAAATTGTTTTCTCTGTTGCTAAGAGTCCACCAAGTACAAAATCAAGATATGAATGTGCAATATCAGTTGAATCTCTATCCACTTGCTCATTTGGCATTGGTAGCATATATTTACTTGGTTTGAACTTAATTAGTTCAGCATTTAATGGATAAATGAGTATTTGATTTTGAAGTAAATTACTTGTTTCAATATATACTTCTCTTCTATTATTAACAGCTTTTATTGTCTTAATAAGGAAGTCCTCCCAAGAATCATTAGAAGAATAAACATTAGATGATGAAGAAGAATTTGTTATTGCATATGGTTTAACTAACTTTAAACTTGTTACTGGATCAACTAATACCATCATAGGAGTTGAGAATTCATCTCCTAGCTCTAATTTTGCAAGACCCTTTTCGATACTTTCAAATATTTTATCCATTTTTTCTTTGTCGCTGCTACTTACCTCTTCTTTTACTTGATCTGGCATATTTAAGAGCCCATACATATTAGGTAACATTCGTTTTTGATTCTTTCCATCTTTTTGGATTGACACAGTACCTGTTAATACAAAATGATTTATTAGTTTTATTATTTCATTTGTTGCAAGTTTATATGCCTCCCCAAATGGAAGTAAATTATTATTTACATCTCCAGCATAATCATTATCTTTATAAAATTTTTCAGAAGTTTGTTTTAAGTGTCTAAATTTATATTGTAACTTTAAATAATTAAGTCTCACTGACTCTGAACGAAATCCAATGGTTGCAATAGTATTAACTTCATTTACTAATGTTGTAGGATTAGCATTAAGAAATGCATCCCATTTAATTGTTTTTAAATATCCCATCTTTAAATCAACATCTTCAATTTGTTCTTTTGAAAACCAGTTATAAAATACTGGTAATTTAATTTCTGAGAAAATATTCGCTATTTCTTTTGCATAATAATTTTGATCATATAATTCTGACATCTTTAACCTCCTTTAACTAATTTAAGTTTATCTAGATTTATTACCGTAAATAGCTACATTAACTATGCAAATTTTGTTTGTAGTACCATCAAGTGAAATTGCATCTGATAAAGCATAGGCATTAATTTTGCCATTACTTGAGCTATCTTTTTCAAGCTCACCATTTGTATCAAATTTAACTTTATCTTTTCTTTTTATACCACTATTTTGTTTGGCTACTAAATACCCTTGAAAATTATTTGTAATAGGTATTACTGTTGCTATGCCAGTAAACTCATCTATATCACTGCATATTCCATATAGATCATTCTCACCACCAACCTCAACATGTGGTTCATAGTGTGGATTGTTATTAGAAGTACTTGGATTTTCTACAACTAGTTTTACTCCTCTTTTGTATGGATAACCTTTGACAGGATAATTTTCTAATTTGTCTTTACTACTAGTTACAGTCCCACCTTGGTTGGCAAAGTGTAAATTTTTATCCCTAAAATCAACTTTATTACTAAAAACCCCTGCATCACTAATAGGATTTTTCATTAACTTTTTAATACTATTAGCTTTCTCTTCATATTGTTGTACTAACTGAGTTACATTTGACATATGTAAATCTTCTCCTTTAACCAATGGCTTTATTTCCATAAAGAGCTATTTTAACTAAATTTAATGTATACTCATCATTGCTTTTCTTACTCTCATCATTAGTAAGTTGTATTGTAAATTTATTTGATAATGCTATAGCATTAATTTTGACTGATGAGGTATTAGATGATTTAACAGCTTCTCCATTAGAATTAAAATCTAATTTATCACCTATCTTAAAACTATCAGAGCTTTGGGCAATTACATATCCAGTAAAATTATTCGTAATAGGAAGTATAGTTGCTACATTAGTATAAGGATCAATATCAACACATATTCCATACATGTTATTCCCATCACTAACTTCAACTTGAACTTCGTCATTTTTTTTAGTATCTGTCTCTACTTTTAGCTTTACTGCACGCTTATATGGAAATCCTAAAGCTGGGTATTCTTCTAATTTATCTGTACTACTTGAGAGAGATTGTGAAATTGCATCTACTCTTATGTTTTTATCTTGAAAAGTAGTTGGTGCTTTAAACACAGCAGCTTGAGTATCAAAACTCTTAAAGTATTTCCTTAATTTTAAGATAATCTCTTTAAGTGACTTACCTTCAGTAGTTTCTTCTAATATTGGGGTGCTTCTTTTACTTCGTCTTTTTGATCTTGTAGAATCCTCTTGTAATTGGGATTCTTGTAATAGATTCTTAAAAAGCTCTTGATCTTCTGTATCACTTAAATCAATATCACCCATTTGAAAATCAGTTTGAGTATCATGATCACTTCTAAGTTCATCTTTTGATGGGTTTGCTTTGCTAGTCACTATTCTTAACTACCTCTGTTTCCACATATACTTACTAATGCTATGTATAAGTTAGTATTAACTTGAAATGCCTTTGATAAGGCTATTCCATTAACACCACCTGAACTGCTGTTATTTTCAACTTCACCATCTGTATTAATTTTAATTTTGGTACCAGGAGTAATTGAACTTTGACTGCTCTGTTTTACTACTAAATATCCCGTAAAATTATTTGTTATTGGCAGTACAGTTGCTATACCAGTAAAGTCATCAATATCTATGCATATACCATATAAATCAGTACCACCCCCAGCTTCTACACAAGGTTCAGTATTATCACTTGCCTCATAAGATAACTTAACACCACGTTTGTATGGATATCCTTTAACAGGATAATTCTCTAACTTATCTACTTTTGAAGTTATACTTCCACCAGAATTAGCAAAGGTTAAATTCTTATCTCTAAAATCAACATTATTACTAAAAAGACCAGGATCCCTATTTGGATTTTTCATTAGGTCTTGTATTTCTTTTACCTTTTTATCATATTCTTCTTTAAGTTTTGTTATAGTCTCTGACATGCATATATCTCCTTAAGCTGTTTTTTTCTCTTTAAGGTTATAAAACTCATGTATTCTATCTTTATAAGCATTTGCAACAGAAATATTAAATTCATCAAAGTTAACTGGTGAGAACCCTGAATCTAATAATGATATTCTATTCTCTATTTTAGAGATAATATCACCACGCTTAGAATCAATATTACTTGCAGCACGTTTTCTCATACTTATATTTACTTTTGCTAAAGATACAAGTTGTTCTAATATCTCTCCATCTAAATGTTCAAAATTATCTAGCTTGGAAATAGCTTTTATTTGTTCTTTAGGAACAAATTTTCTCACTAACTCTCTTCTTTGTGCTTGCATTATTTCTTTCAGTGAATAACCTTTAGAAAGTAACATATCTTTATCAAAATGCTTGCTTAAATGTGCTTTTGCTAATTGATCAATTTCATTTATCTTTTCAGCTTCTAAGAGTAACTGTTTCTCTACTCGCTCTCTATCTTCCGCATTTGCAAGTTCACGTGCAATTCGGTCATTTATACTTAATTTATTAACCCTTTCATCTTCTCGAGTTACCTTTTCTTTAAGCTGCATATACTCTTCAAACTCTTCTTGACTTATACGTTTAAACTTATCAGAAGAGCTATTATCATTAGTCTGTATTACTACTTCTTCTGTATTTACATCTGAATCTTTTTCCATGAAAACTCCTTAACCTAAATTGAAAATAATTTTTCTTTTAGCTTTGATATCTCATCTTTGCTTAAAACACTTTTATTTATAAGTTCACTATATTTACCGAAAAATTCTATTAATTTGAGATCTCTATCTACTCTCTCTTCTTCACTAAGCATAACAAGAGAATTAAATTTCATCTCTAAATCAAAATACCTAGATAGTTTAATATTGACAGCAATCTCTACTGCTTCTTGTATTCCTTTAAGAAAATCATAATAATTGGATCTATCTCCCTTACCATCATTTCCCAAACCTTTAGTCTGTTCATTAAAACTTCGAGTTAGTGGCTCTTTTGTATCTGCTCCTATCTTAGCTTTTACTAATGCCAATGCCTCTTTTAAATACGTAAGATCATACTTAATTACCTCTAATGATGCATCTGTTGTTGAAGTGTAAAATATTCCTTCATTATTTAAACTTGACTTTAATCTCTCGATTTCTCTTGAGAGACTATCATTAATACTCTTAAGATCAGATATGCTGTTATTATCCTGTCTTTGTCTTTGAAATAGACCTGCAAATAATCCATTATTACTATTATTTCTATGTGTTAAGCTGTTTAATGATGCAGTTGCATTTGATAGTGCATCTTGAAGTCCAACTAATGCTTCATCTTTATAAAAAAGAAAATTATGTGTCTCTATTCTCTTATCTATCTCTGTATAAATTTTCTCAAGTAGATAAATATTAAGTAAAAAACTTTCACTATAACATGGTGTGTAACGTTTTAAGACATAATCATAATTATCATAAATGATGAGTCTACTCTTATGTATCTTAACTAAAGAATAAGTGGTATTTCCTTCTTTTACTGTGTAAGTAATATGTTGATCATGAATACCCAAATCTTTAACTAAAT
Protein-coding sequences here:
- a CDS encoding DUF228 domain-containing protein, which codes for MSNVTQLVQQYEEKANSIKKLMKNPISDAGVFSNKVDFRDKNLHFANQGGTVTSSKDKLENYPVKGYPYKRGVKLVVENPSTSNNNPHYEPHVEVGGENDLYGICSDIDEFTGIATVIPITNNFQGYLVAKQNSGIKRKDKVKFDTNGELEKDSSSNGKINAYALSDAISLDGTTNKICIVNVAIYGNKSR
- a CDS encoding DUF1506 family protein, producing the protein MNNLRDKLSQMSQRMIFTYKAPAPLRLYKFETITLDDNSYQRVFNKEDYLEFTGIIIDISPQELRMIYDSNLFDLQGLSKLYTSDDIIFNLQDRISIGDNYYEIVSIDSSIGYQTLILKDIVWK
- a CDS encoding DUF228 domain-containing protein, which encodes MTSKANPSKDELRSDHDTQTDFQMGDIDLSDTEDQELFKNLLQESQLQEDSTRSKRRSKRSTPILEETTEGKSLKEIILKLRKYFKSFDTQAAVFKAPTTFQDKNIRVDAISQSLSSSTDKLEEYPALGFPYKRAVKLKVETDTKKNDEVQVEVSDGNNMYGICVDIDPYTNVATILPITNNFTGYVIAQSSDSFKIGDKLDFNSNGEAVKSSNTSSVKINAIALSNKFTIQLTNDESKKSNDEYTLNLVKIALYGNKAIG
- a CDS encoding DUF228 domain-containing protein, with the translated sequence MSETITKLKEEYDKKVKEIQDLMKNPNRDPGLFSNNVDFRDKNLTFANSGGSITSKVDKLENYPVKGYPYKRGVKLSYEASDNTEPCVEAGGGTDLYGICIDIDDFTGIATVLPITNNFTGYLVVKQSSQSSITPGTKIKINTDGEVENNSSSGGVNGIALSKAFQVNTNLYIALVSICGNRGS
- a CDS encoding DUF1357 family protein — protein: MEKDSDVNTEEVVIQTNDNSSSDKFKRISQEEFEEYMQLKEKVTREDERVNKLSINDRIARELANAEDRERVEKQLLLEAEKINEIDQLAKAHLSKHFDKDMLLSKGYSLKEIMQAQRRELVRKFVPKEQIKAISKLDNFEHLDGEILEQLVSLAKVNISMRKRAASNIDSKRGDIISKIENRISLLDSGFSPVNFDEFNISVANAYKDRIHEFYNLKEKKTA
- a CDS encoding anti-CBASS protein Acb1 family protein, giving the protein MQTEIKGTNLYYFDEIKKRSNKICPLELYKYSLVFRNYIENPAEDALKNGIHLESLDNISESEIARLKRELKDALLNLIISYRFNGAGYILVLTRDELTELEEEVNSELPIGFKYLDFNLVKDLGIHDQHITYTVKEGNTTYSLVKIHKSRLIIYDNYDYVLKRYTPCYSESFLLNIYLLEKIYTEIDKRIETHNFLFYKDEALVGLQDALSNATASLNSLTHRNNSNNGLFAGLFQRQRQDNNSISDLKSINDSLSREIERLKSSLNNEGIFYTSTTDASLEVIKYDLTYLKEALALVKAKIGADTKEPLTRSFNEQTKGLGNDGKGDRSNYYDFLKGIQEAVEIAVNIKLSRYFDLEMKFNSLVMLSEEERVDRDLKLIEFFGKYSELINKSVLSKDEISKLKEKLFSI
- a CDS encoding DUF3890 domain-containing protein, whose amino-acid sequence is MQQRTAQQEIERQEEELFISRLHSNIISLLGISIEEFSIQSFMMQINLLESILLANGIQSEKLTYNDIFLLTYYHIGCELRKKGIVRELEFERIKREKFNELEIDYHPISDTSQSDSCNKNFCLRFDAYLDKVKRDTTSPSCIGVV